Proteins co-encoded in one Paraburkholderia edwinii genomic window:
- a CDS encoding THUMP domain-containing class I SAM-dependent RNA methyltransferase has product MSFDFFVPCPRGLEAALAAELAEIAAKHLNGAPFTAGAQVPGGVHFRGGWAAGMAANLHSRIASRVLLKIAQRPYRNEQDVYALALEQRWEQWFSANETLRVDVTAIKSPLRSLEFATLRVKDAICDRLRDVSGARPSIDTGAPDVRVFAFLTATECTLYLDTSGEPLFKRGWRLDKGAAPLRENLAAGILRLTGWTPGTPLYDPMCGSGTFLAEAAQVALNIAPGADRRFGFEKLKQYDVSVWQAMKVAAQDVKRAARADARRGDLQIYGSDISGDMLEKARANFDRAGFSGLPLKQVDARGMTPPTDAAGILVANPPYGERIEVRGRGPRGEVRAPSRDRENRDDRDERFHRTHSDTPDSEFFQSLGDALKQRFTGWHAFVLTSDRKLPGQLRLRESAKTPLFNGALECRLFRFDLVAGSVKQKPAASAE; this is encoded by the coding sequence ATGTCTTTCGATTTTTTTGTCCCCTGCCCACGCGGCCTCGAAGCCGCGCTTGCCGCCGAACTCGCCGAGATTGCCGCGAAGCATCTGAACGGCGCGCCGTTCACCGCGGGCGCGCAGGTGCCCGGCGGCGTGCACTTTCGCGGCGGCTGGGCGGCCGGCATGGCCGCCAATCTGCATTCGCGTATTGCGAGCCGCGTGCTGCTGAAAATCGCGCAGCGGCCGTACCGCAACGAACAGGACGTCTATGCGCTCGCGCTCGAGCAACGCTGGGAGCAATGGTTTTCGGCGAATGAAACGTTGCGCGTCGACGTGACCGCGATCAAGTCGCCGCTGCGCAGCCTCGAGTTCGCTACGCTGCGGGTCAAGGACGCGATCTGCGATCGCCTGCGCGACGTCAGCGGCGCGCGGCCGAGCATCGACACCGGCGCACCCGACGTGCGCGTGTTCGCGTTTCTCACCGCCACCGAATGCACGCTGTATCTCGACACATCGGGCGAGCCGCTCTTCAAGCGCGGCTGGCGCCTCGACAAGGGCGCCGCGCCGCTGCGCGAGAACCTCGCCGCCGGCATTCTGCGGCTGACGGGCTGGACGCCGGGCACGCCGCTCTATGACCCGATGTGCGGCAGCGGCACGTTCCTCGCCGAAGCGGCGCAGGTCGCATTGAACATCGCGCCGGGAGCCGACCGGCGTTTCGGCTTCGAGAAGCTCAAGCAATACGACGTCAGCGTCTGGCAAGCAATGAAGGTCGCGGCGCAGGACGTCAAACGCGCCGCGCGTGCCGATGCGAGGCGCGGTGACCTGCAAATTTACGGCAGCGACATCTCCGGCGACATGCTTGAAAAGGCGCGCGCAAACTTCGACCGCGCGGGCTTTTCAGGGCTGCCGCTCAAGCAGGTCGACGCGCGCGGCATGACGCCGCCGACGGACGCCGCAGGCATTCTGGTCGCGAATCCGCCGTACGGCGAGCGCATCGAAGTGCGCGGCCGCGGCCCGCGCGGCGAGGTTCGTGCGCCAAGCCGCGATCGCGAGAACCGCGACGATCGTGACGAACGGTTTCATCGCACGCATTCGGATACGCCGGACAGCGAGTTTTTCCAGTCGCTCGGCGATGCGTTGAAGCAGCGCTTTACCGGTTGGCACGCGTTCGTTCTGACGTCCGATCGCAAACTGCCGGGTCAGCTTCGGCTACGCGAATCGGCGAAGACGCCGCTTTTCAACGGCGCGCTCGAATGCCGGCTGTTCCGTTTCGATCTCGTCGCCGGCAGTGTCAAGCAGAAGCCCGCCGCGTCCGCGGAGTAA
- a CDS encoding PqiC family protein, which translates to MTFAWLTRSLRAPRGTAARSGSGGEAAVAITAKARATTTAAAGVLCALALAACSSPSSRFYTLSTGDTSAPTAATAAVANPAFLIEVTPVDVPPQVAKNQFVVQNSNNQVSVLEEERWASLPGDEIRRALSNSLTRQLGTFDVFGTPYPDRVPVYRVKVNVQRFESWPGSHALIDAVWSVRAVRTQALLTCRTVASVPVVAGYDALAIGHQRAVQQISNEIADAVRTLSANPAKGATPACPTASVQAAPTAVAPPKAGAGS; encoded by the coding sequence ATGACGTTTGCGTGGCTCACCCGTTCGTTGCGTGCGCCGCGCGGCACGGCGGCGCGATCCGGTTCCGGCGGCGAGGCGGCTGTTGCGATTACAGCCAAGGCCAGGGCTACGACGACGGCCGCGGCCGGCGTGTTGTGTGCGCTGGCGCTGGCCGCGTGCTCGTCGCCGTCGAGCCGGTTCTACACGCTCTCCACCGGCGATACGTCCGCGCCTACCGCCGCGACAGCAGCTGTCGCGAATCCGGCGTTTCTGATTGAAGTGACGCCGGTCGATGTGCCGCCGCAGGTTGCCAAGAACCAGTTCGTCGTCCAGAACAGCAACAACCAGGTGAGCGTGCTCGAAGAGGAGCGCTGGGCGTCGCTGCCGGGCGATGAAATCCGCCGCGCGCTGTCGAACTCGCTGACGCGGCAGCTGGGCACGTTCGACGTATTCGGTACGCCGTATCCGGACCGCGTGCCGGTCTATCGGGTCAAGGTGAACGTGCAGCGCTTCGAGTCGTGGCCCGGTTCGCATGCGCTGATCGATGCCGTCTGGAGCGTGCGCGCGGTGCGCACGCAGGCGCTTCTAACGTGCCGTACGGTGGCAAGCGTACCGGTCGTCGCCGGCTACGATGCGCTCGCCATCGGACATCAGCGCGCGGTCCAGCAGATTTCGAACGAAATCGCCGACGCGGTGCGCACGCTTTCCGCGAATCCGGCGAAGGGTGCAACGCCCGCGTGTCCGACGGCGTCGGTGCAGGCGGCGCCGACGGCAGTGGCTCCGCCAAAGGCGGGCGCGGGCAGTTGA
- a CDS encoding intermembrane transport protein PqiB, with protein sequence MNSPQDPTPPDAPRHDPTGPDVPEPDIDARRRWLPSLVWVIPLIAALIGVALVIQSVYQKGPTITISFSSAEGLEPGKTKVKYKDVDIGYVKQIKLSNNHSRVLVYVQLSKEADDFAVKDSRFWVVRPRIGASGVTGLSTLLSGSYIGVDGGRSTETQTEFVGLEAPPAVTVDQKGRQFTLRGESLGSIDIGSPVYYRRVQVGQVTGFSLDKDGTGVTVQVFVNAPFDQYVGTNSRWWHASGVDLRLDSSGFKLNTQSLATVIVGGLAFQSPPGQAVGVQAPNNMTFRLGDDESDAMREPDGEPVRVVMNFNQSLRGLSVGAQVDFRGIVLGQVTSIGVEYDPKIRNFTMPVTMNLYPDRLRRRTREALPAPGTPSSNDLLQALVRHGLRGQLRTGNLITGQLYIALDMFPNAPKATVDVAADPLELPTMPNSLDELQLQIADIAKKLDKVPFDQIGTNVNAALKHADKLFSQLDTELLPQARDTLTAAKQTFGSAEQTLQQDSPLQSDVHQALQELTRTLQSLNALSDYLERHPESLVRGKPGDQK encoded by the coding sequence ATGAATAGTCCACAAGACCCGACGCCGCCCGACGCGCCGCGCCACGATCCGACCGGACCGGACGTACCCGAGCCCGATATCGACGCGCGCCGCCGCTGGCTGCCGTCGCTCGTGTGGGTAATTCCGCTGATCGCCGCGCTGATAGGCGTCGCGCTCGTAATCCAGTCGGTCTACCAGAAAGGCCCGACCATCACGATCAGCTTCAGCTCCGCGGAGGGGCTCGAGCCGGGCAAGACGAAGGTCAAGTACAAGGACGTCGACATCGGCTACGTGAAGCAGATCAAGCTGTCGAACAATCATTCGCGCGTGCTCGTCTATGTGCAGCTGTCGAAGGAAGCCGACGACTTCGCGGTGAAGGACAGCCGCTTCTGGGTCGTCAGGCCGCGGATCGGCGCTAGCGGCGTGACGGGTTTGAGCACGCTGCTGTCGGGCTCGTATATCGGCGTCGATGGCGGGCGTTCGACCGAGACGCAGACTGAATTCGTCGGACTCGAAGCGCCGCCGGCCGTCACGGTCGACCAGAAGGGGCGGCAGTTCACGCTGCGCGGCGAGTCGCTCGGCTCGATCGATATCGGCTCGCCCGTCTACTACCGGCGCGTGCAAGTCGGCCAGGTCACGGGCTTTTCGCTCGACAAGGACGGCACCGGCGTGACGGTGCAGGTGTTCGTCAATGCGCCGTTCGACCAGTATGTCGGCACGAATTCGCGCTGGTGGCATGCGAGCGGCGTCGACTTGCGGCTCGATTCGAGCGGCTTCAAACTCAATACGCAGTCGCTTGCGACGGTGATCGTCGGCGGTCTCGCGTTCCAGTCGCCGCCGGGCCAGGCAGTCGGCGTGCAGGCGCCGAACAATATGACGTTCCGCCTCGGTGACGACGAAAGCGATGCAATGCGCGAGCCCGACGGCGAACCGGTGCGCGTCGTAATGAACTTCAACCAGTCGCTACGCGGGCTGTCGGTCGGCGCGCAGGTGGACTTCCGCGGTATCGTGCTCGGCCAGGTGACGAGTATCGGCGTCGAATACGATCCGAAGATCCGCAACTTCACGATGCCGGTCACGATGAACCTGTATCCGGACCGTCTGCGCCGCCGCACGCGCGAAGCGCTGCCGGCGCCGGGCACGCCGTCCAGCAACGATCTGCTGCAGGCGCTCGTCAGGCACGGGCTGCGCGGCCAGCTGCGCACCGGCAACCTGATCACGGGCCAGCTGTATATCGCGCTCGACATGTTCCCGAACGCGCCGAAGGCAACCGTCGACGTAGCGGCCGATCCGCTCGAGCTGCCGACCATGCCGAATTCGCTCGACGAACTGCAGCTGCAGATCGCGGACATTGCGAAGAAGCTCGACAAGGTGCCGTTCGACCAGATCGGCACGAACGTGAACGCCGCGCTCAAGCATGCGGACAAGCTGTTCTCGCAGCTCGACACGGAACTGCTGCCGCAGGCGCGCGACACGCTCACGGCCGCCAAGCAGACTTTCGGCTCGGCCGAGCAGACGCTGCAGCAGGATTCGCCGCTGCAATCCGACGTCCACCAGGCGCTGCAGGAGCTGACGCGCACGCTGCAGTCGCTGAACGCGCTGTCCGATTATCTGGAGCGCCACCCCGAATCGCTCGTCCGCGGAAAACCAGGAGATCAAAAATGA
- a CDS encoding paraquat-inducible protein A translates to MKYLTASRAGLISCHACGRVQKRVRFASADHAPQRCERCGAPMHRRNPDSLMRTWALLIAAAVLYIPANLLPVLHTTSLVGTENDTIMSGVVYFWTSGDWPLAIIVFVASILVPMMKLTVLALLSITTQRRSRWRPHERTALYRMVERIGRWSMLDIFVITLTVALVRFKSLAEITAGPGAIAFGSVVILTMLASMQFDPRLIWDNIETGPPPRRRPSTNTNNNDSTTSPSKASQDSQDTPHE, encoded by the coding sequence ATGAAATACCTGACGGCCTCGCGCGCCGGTCTGATCTCGTGCCATGCATGCGGACGCGTGCAGAAGCGCGTTCGTTTCGCGAGCGCGGATCATGCGCCGCAACGCTGCGAACGGTGCGGCGCGCCGATGCACCGGCGCAATCCGGATAGTCTGATGCGCACGTGGGCGCTGCTGATCGCCGCCGCGGTGCTCTACATTCCGGCAAATCTGCTGCCCGTGCTGCACACCACATCGCTGGTCGGCACCGAGAACGACACGATCATGAGCGGCGTCGTCTATTTCTGGACGTCGGGCGACTGGCCGCTGGCGATCATCGTGTTCGTCGCGAGCATTCTCGTACCGATGATGAAGCTCACGGTGCTCGCGCTGCTCAGCATCACCACGCAGCGCCGTTCGCGCTGGCGGCCGCACGAGCGCACCGCGCTATATCGCATGGTCGAGCGGATCGGACGCTGGTCGATGCTCGACATCTTCGTCATCACGCTGACCGTCGCGCTGGTGCGCTTCAAGTCGCTCGCCGAAATTACCGCGGGGCCCGGCGCGATCGCGTTCGGCTCGGTCGTCATCCTGACGATGCTCGCGTCGATGCAATTCGATCCGCGCCTGATCTGGGACAACATCGAGACCGGCCCACCGCCGCGCCGCCGACCGAGCACGAACACGAACAACAACGACAGCACGACTTCCCCTTCGAAGGCCTCACAGGACTCCCAGGACACGCCCCATGAATAG
- a CDS encoding paraquat-inducible protein A, protein MEQDRLIACHDCDALFQKPRLGRRRLARCPRCGAVLYGSSTGRLDPICAMTMAALITFLIAQTFPIIELEANGITSQASLFGAIEVLWTQDMQIVAVMVFCSTILFPLTELLALLYVLLSVRAGYVPLAFHQVMRAIQFVRPWGMIEVFMLGTLVTIVKMTSVARVIPEAALFAFGALTLMFAVVVTFEPRTLWDIADTLTRHKTRQTRRRMRRTKNLGKPTARQPGSSGTAGTTGTAASTPRRG, encoded by the coding sequence ATGGAACAAGACCGCCTGATTGCATGCCACGACTGCGATGCGCTGTTTCAGAAGCCGCGCCTCGGCCGGCGGCGCCTCGCGCGTTGCCCGCGCTGCGGAGCCGTGCTGTACGGCAGTTCGACGGGACGCCTCGACCCGATCTGCGCGATGACGATGGCCGCGCTCATCACCTTCCTGATCGCGCAGACCTTTCCGATTATCGAGCTCGAAGCCAACGGCATCACCTCGCAGGCGAGCCTGTTCGGCGCCATCGAAGTGCTGTGGACCCAGGACATGCAGATCGTCGCCGTCATGGTGTTCTGCTCGACGATCCTCTTTCCTCTGACCGAACTGCTCGCGCTGCTGTACGTGCTGCTGTCGGTGCGCGCGGGCTATGTGCCGCTGGCGTTTCATCAGGTCATGCGCGCGATCCAGTTCGTGCGGCCGTGGGGCATGATCGAGGTGTTCATGCTCGGCACGCTCGTCACGATCGTCAAAATGACGAGCGTGGCGCGCGTGATTCCCGAGGCGGCGCTCTTTGCTTTCGGCGCGCTGACACTGATGTTCGCGGTGGTCGTGACGTTCGAGCCACGCACGCTGTGGGACATCGCCGATACGCTGACGCGGCACAAAACGCGACAGACGCGGCGCCGTATGCGGCGCACGAAAAACCTCGGCAAGCCCACCGCACGGCAGCCGGGTAGCAGCGGCACGGCGGGCACAACGGGCACGGCGGCGTCCACGCCGCGCAGGGGATGA
- a CDS encoding cytochrome b: MAHLSSFAGRATSLRYTRTAIAFHWLIAVLIVCGFSLGWVMTDIPGFTPTKLRYFSWHKWIGVTVFALVVLRIVWRTTHAAPPLPAGMPAWQRMAAQATHLALYVLMVVIPVSGYLYSSAANVQVVYLGLVPLPRLIAPDPVLKTVLKNVHIALNYTLLVLVVLHIAAALKHQWLDRDGLLSRMIPFLK, from the coding sequence GTGGCACATCTCTCGTCGTTTGCCGGACGCGCAACCAGCCTGCGCTACACGCGCACGGCCATCGCTTTTCACTGGCTGATCGCAGTGCTGATCGTTTGCGGCTTTTCGCTCGGCTGGGTGATGACCGATATTCCCGGCTTTACGCCGACGAAGCTGCGTTACTTCTCGTGGCACAAGTGGATTGGCGTTACGGTATTTGCGTTAGTCGTGCTGCGTATCGTGTGGCGTACGACGCATGCGGCGCCGCCGCTGCCCGCAGGCATGCCCGCCTGGCAGCGCATGGCCGCGCAGGCCACGCACCTCGCGTTGTACGTGCTGATGGTGGTGATTCCGGTGTCCGGATATCTCTACAGTTCGGCGGCCAATGTGCAGGTGGTGTATCTCGGGCTCGTGCCGTTGCCGCGGCTGATCGCGCCCGACCCCGTGCTCAAGACGGTGCTGAAGAACGTGCATATCGCGCTCAACTACACGTTGCTCGTGCTTGTCGTACTGCACATCGCGGCCGCGCTCAAGCATCAGTGGCTCGATCGCGACGGGCTGCTGTCGCGCATGATCCCTTTCCTCAAATAA
- a CDS encoding YceI family protein — protein sequence MKASFTRIRVAASARYFSIAMAAAAAMPFALTARDAHAQIDVAHSTITATSKQMNVPVEGKFTKFSAQLAFDPAQPAAGSAKVDVDMTSYDLGDETYNDEVRGKDWFDTKRFPGATFVSSAIAPAGADKFNVTGKLTIKGKSQTVVVPVTVTTQGAAHVFDGALTIRRSQYDIGLGEWKDTSVVADDVVIKFHFVGAGK from the coding sequence GTGAAAGCCTCGTTCACACGGATCAGGGTCGCCGCATCGGCCAGATACTTCAGCATCGCGATGGCGGCTGCGGCCGCCATGCCGTTTGCGCTGACGGCGCGCGACGCACACGCGCAGATCGACGTGGCGCATAGCACGATCACCGCGACGTCGAAGCAGATGAATGTGCCCGTCGAAGGCAAGTTCACCAAATTTTCTGCGCAGCTTGCGTTCGATCCGGCGCAGCCGGCCGCGGGCAGCGCGAAGGTCGACGTCGATATGACGAGCTACGACCTCGGCGACGAAACCTATAACGACGAAGTGCGCGGCAAGGACTGGTTCGACACGAAGCGCTTCCCGGGCGCGACCTTCGTCTCGAGCGCGATTGCACCCGCTGGCGCGGACAAGTTCAACGTCACCGGCAAGCTGACGATCAAAGGCAAGTCGCAGACGGTGGTCGTGCCAGTGACCGTGACGACGCAGGGCGCGGCGCATGTGTTCGACGGTGCGCTGACGATCAGGCGCTCGCAATACGACATCGGGCTCGGCGAATGGAAAGACACGTCGGTGGTGGCCGACGATGTCGTCATCAAGTTTCACTTCGTTGGTGCGGGGAAATAA
- a CDS encoding YceI family protein — protein sequence MRKTCLVGAVAALAVSALLPLDAAAATDTYQLDPNHTFPSFETDHMGGLSVWRGKFTKSAGTVTVDRAAKTGTVDVTIDTSSIQTGNPKLDEHARSDELLDVAKYPTAVYKGTQIRFDGDKPVEVIGDLTLHGVTKPLNLRVVSFKCMQHPMLKREVCGVDATAKFDRADYGINLGQKQGFNMATVLHIQAEGIKQ from the coding sequence GTGAGGAAGACATGCTTGGTCGGCGCCGTCGCGGCGCTTGCGGTTTCGGCTTTGCTTCCGCTCGACGCAGCGGCGGCCACCGATACGTATCAGCTCGATCCCAATCACACGTTTCCGAGCTTCGAAACCGATCATATGGGCGGCTTGTCCGTATGGCGCGGGAAGTTCACGAAGTCGGCGGGAACCGTGACGGTCGATCGCGCGGCGAAAACCGGGACGGTCGACGTGACGATCGATACGTCGTCGATCCAGACCGGCAATCCGAAGCTCGACGAGCATGCGCGTTCCGACGAGCTGCTCGACGTCGCGAAGTATCCGACGGCGGTCTACAAGGGCACGCAGATCCGCTTCGACGGCGACAAACCGGTCGAGGTGATCGGCGATCTCACGCTGCACGGCGTGACGAAGCCGCTGAATCTGCGGGTCGTCTCGTTCAAGTGCATGCAGCACCCGATGCTCAAGCGCGAGGTCTGCGGCGTCGATGCGACCGCGAAGTTCGACCGCGCGGACTACGGCATCAATCTCGGGCAGAAGCAGGGCTTCAATATGGCGACTGTGCTGCATATCCAGGCCGAAGGGATCAAGCAGTAG
- the secF gene encoding protein translocase subunit SecF — protein sequence MEFFRIHKDIPFMQRALIFNAISLITFIAAVFFLVHRGLHLSIEFTGGTVIEVQYPQAAQLEPVRDTLTKIGYADAQVQNFGTSRDVLIRLPLKQGLSSAQQSDQAMAALKADNAQVQLQRVEFVGPQVGKELATDGLLALACVVAGIVIYLSFRFEWKYAIAGVIANLHDVVIILGFFAFFQWEFSLSVLAAVLAVLGYSVNESVVIFDRIRETFRRERKMSVMEVINHAITSTMSRTIITHGCTQMMVLSMFLFGGPTLHYFALALTVGILFGIYSSVFVAAALAMWLGVKREDLVKEKKERHDPNDPNAGAQV from the coding sequence ATGGAATTTTTCCGCATCCATAAAGACATCCCGTTCATGCAACGGGCGTTGATCTTCAACGCGATTTCGCTGATCACGTTTATCGCCGCCGTGTTTTTCCTCGTGCACCGCGGCCTGCACCTGTCGATCGAATTCACGGGCGGCACGGTGATCGAAGTGCAGTATCCGCAAGCCGCGCAGCTCGAACCGGTGCGCGACACGCTGACGAAGATCGGCTACGCCGACGCGCAGGTGCAGAACTTCGGCACGTCGCGCGACGTGCTGATCCGCCTGCCGTTGAAGCAGGGTCTGAGTTCGGCACAGCAAAGCGATCAGGCAATGGCCGCGCTGAAGGCCGACAACGCGCAGGTGCAGTTGCAGCGCGTCGAGTTCGTCGGGCCGCAGGTCGGCAAGGAACTCGCCACCGACGGCCTGCTCGCGCTCGCGTGTGTAGTGGCAGGTATCGTGATCTACCTGTCGTTCCGCTTCGAATGGAAGTACGCCATCGCGGGCGTGATCGCGAACTTGCACGACGTCGTGATCATTCTCGGCTTCTTCGCGTTCTTCCAATGGGAATTCTCGCTGTCGGTGCTTGCGGCCGTGCTTGCGGTGCTCGGCTACTCGGTCAACGAGTCGGTGGTTATCTTCGACCGGATTCGCGAGACGTTCCGGCGCGAACGCAAGATGTCGGTGATGGAAGTGATCAACCACGCCATCACGAGCACGATGTCGCGAACCATCATCACGCACGGCTGTACGCAGATGATGGTGCTGTCGATGTTCCTGTTCGGCGGCCCGACGCTGCACTACTTCGCGCTCGCGCTGACCGTCGGTATTCTGTTCGGTATCTACTCGTCGGTGTTCGTCGCGGCGGCGCTCGCGATGTGGCTCGGCGTGAAGCGTGAAGATCTCGTGAAGGAAAAGAAGGAACGCCACGATCCAAACGATCCGAACGCGGGCGCGCAAGTCTGA
- the secD gene encoding protein translocase subunit SecD produces MNRYPLWKYAVMLVALAIGFLYTLPNFFGEAPAVQVSSGKATVKLDSATLSQVEAALAASQIKADDVTFDNSTLNANIRVRVADTDTQLRVKDLLQKSLNSDPSDPTYVVALNLQSASPHWLTALHALPMYLGLDLRGGVHFLLQVDMAGALNKKLDSDASDARTLLRDNRIRDGGVNRVGQSVVASFADQSVAEAARKQLTTAVSELQWATQPAPTGGWQVVGTFTPAVEKEVQDAALKQNITTLHNRVNELGVAEPVIQQQGNDRIVVELPGVQDTAKAKDIIGRTATLEARLADPVNTHPNPNDPVPPGDELFTQGNQVPVLLRKQIIFTGDRIIDASAGFDEHQRPSVNLRLDSAGGRALRAVSRDNIGKPMAMVLFEKGKGQVLTVATIQSELGDRFQITGQPTPQAAADLALLLRAGSLAAPMDIIEERTIGPSLGADNIKKGFDSVVYGFIAIAAFMIAYYMLFGLISMIALSVNLLLLIAILSMLQATLTLPGIAAIALALGMAIDANVLINERVREELRNGAPPQLAIQNGYAHAWATILDSNVTTLIAGLALLAFGSGPVRGFAVVHCIGILTSMFSAVFFSRGLVNLWYGGKKKLKSLAVGQVWRPATATAGGAAAYLEDDTSGDDAVTATARSANVPAPASTAKRKAAAKGSAGAQANAGKPTVRRRNAPGTPTASDTPKKPGSTR; encoded by the coding sequence ATGAATCGTTACCCCCTCTGGAAATATGCCGTGATGCTGGTGGCGCTCGCCATCGGCTTCCTGTACACGCTGCCCAACTTCTTCGGCGAAGCGCCGGCGGTGCAGGTGTCGAGCGGCAAGGCAACGGTCAAGCTCGATTCGGCCACGCTGTCGCAGGTCGAAGCGGCGCTGGCGGCGAGCCAGATCAAAGCCGACGACGTCACGTTCGATAATTCGACGTTGAACGCGAACATCCGCGTGCGCGTGGCCGATACGGACACGCAGCTGCGCGTGAAGGATCTGCTGCAGAAGTCGCTGAACAGCGACCCGTCGGATCCAACGTACGTCGTCGCGTTGAACCTGCAAAGCGCATCGCCGCACTGGCTGACTGCGCTGCACGCGTTGCCCATGTACCTCGGTCTCGATCTGCGCGGCGGCGTGCACTTCCTGCTGCAGGTCGACATGGCGGGCGCGCTGAACAAGAAACTCGATTCCGACGCGTCCGATGCGCGCACGCTGCTGCGTGACAACCGCATTCGCGACGGCGGCGTGAACCGCGTCGGCCAGTCGGTGGTCGCGAGCTTCGCGGACCAGAGCGTCGCCGAAGCGGCGCGCAAGCAACTGACCACAGCCGTCAGCGAACTGCAGTGGGCCACGCAACCGGCGCCGACCGGCGGCTGGCAGGTGGTCGGCACGTTCACGCCGGCCGTGGAAAAGGAAGTACAGGACGCCGCGCTCAAGCAGAACATCACCACGCTGCATAACCGCGTCAACGAACTGGGCGTCGCGGAACCGGTGATCCAGCAGCAGGGCAACGACCGCATCGTCGTCGAACTGCCGGGCGTGCAGGATACGGCCAAGGCGAAGGACATCATCGGCCGCACGGCGACGCTCGAAGCGCGCCTCGCCGACCCGGTCAACACCCATCCGAATCCGAACGACCCGGTGCCGCCGGGCGACGAGCTCTTCACGCAAGGCAACCAGGTGCCGGTGCTGCTGCGCAAGCAGATCATCTTCACCGGCGACCGCATTATCGACGCGTCGGCGGGCTTCGACGAGCATCAGCGTCCTTCCGTCAATCTCCGCCTGGACTCGGCGGGCGGCCGCGCGCTGCGCGCGGTGTCGCGCGACAACATCGGCAAGCCGATGGCGATGGTGCTGTTCGAAAAGGGCAAGGGTCAGGTGCTGACGGTCGCAACGATCCAGTCGGAACTCGGCGACCGCTTCCAGATTACCGGCCAGCCGACGCCGCAAGCGGCAGCCGACCTCGCGCTGCTGCTGCGCGCCGGCTCGCTCGCCGCGCCGATGGACATCATCGAGGAACGCACGATCGGCCCGAGCCTCGGCGCCGACAACATCAAGAAGGGCTTCGATTCGGTCGTCTACGGCTTTATCGCGATCGCCGCCTTCATGATCGCGTACTACATGCTGTTCGGCCTGATCTCCATGATCGCGCTGTCGGTGAACCTGCTGCTGCTGATCGCGATCCTGTCGATGCTGCAGGCCACGCTGACGCTGCCGGGTATCGCCGCTATCGCGCTCGCGCTCGGTATGGCAATCGACGCGAACGTGCTGATCAACGAGCGCGTGCGCGAAGAGCTGCGCAACGGCGCACCGCCGCAACTTGCAATCCAGAACGGCTACGCGCATGCATGGGCGACCATTCTCGATTCGAACGTCACGACCCTGATTGCCGGCCTCGCGCTGCTCGCGTTCGGTTCCGGCCCGGTGCGCGGCTTCGCGGTCGTGCACTGTATCGGCATTCTGACGTCGATGTTCTCGGCCGTGTTCTTCTCGCGCGGCCTCGTGAACCTCTGGTACGGCGGCAAGAAGAAGCTGAAGTCGCTCGCGGTCGGCCAGGTATGGCGGCCGGCAACGGCGACGGCCGGCGGCGCTGCTGCGTACCTCGAAGACGATACCTCGGGCGACGACGCCGTCACGGCCACCGCGCGCAGCGCGAACGTGCCGGCGCCCGCTTCCACGGCCAAACGCAAAGCAGCCGCGAAGGGGTCCGCCGGCGCGCAGGCCAACGCGGGCAAACCAACGGTACGCCGCCGCAATGCGCCCGGCACGCCAACCGCCAGCGACACGCCGAAGAAACCGGGTTCAACCCGCTGA
- the yajC gene encoding preprotein translocase subunit YajC, translating into MSFLPLILMFAVLYFIMIRPQMKRQKEHRNMLAAMAKGDEVVTNGGIVGKITKVGDAYVGVEISEGTEITVQKASVTTILPKGTIKSL; encoded by the coding sequence ATGAGCTTCCTGCCGCTGATTTTGATGTTCGCAGTGCTCTACTTCATCATGATCCGCCCGCAAATGAAGCGCCAGAAGGAGCATCGCAACATGCTCGCGGCGATGGCCAAAGGCGATGAAGTGGTGACGAACGGCGGTATTGTCGGCAAGATCACGAAAGTCGGCGACGCGTATGTCGGCGTCGAAATCTCGGAAGGAACGGAAATCACCGTGCAGAAGGCTTCGGTCACGACGATTCTCCCGAAAGGCACGATCAAATCGCTGTAA